A window of Melopsittacus undulatus isolate bMelUnd1 chromosome 10, bMelUnd1.mat.Z, whole genome shotgun sequence genomic DNA:
GGATggcaaaaggagaaagaaaaagcagaacaggGAGCAGTGGTCGAGAAGACTGACCCCTGACTGGCTACTGAGCACATCTCACTTCACGCCTTGGGTTCCTCTTGCAGGTACAGTCCAGGCCTGGTTACTGGCAATGCCATGAACTTCCAGCTACAGCATAGCAGCCCGTTGCAGAGCCATAACCCCTCAGCAGAggaacaggaggaggagggtttATTAACAGACCCCACTGAGAAAAGGTTTGTACCTCACctctcagccctgctgcagcaagaaTACACCAGTTACGATCTTTCCTCAGCCCAGGAGCAGGCCAGAGGGTTGCTTAGTCCCACCAGCACCAAAGTCCAGGCTCCAGCTGAGCCCTGCAACTGCAGCAGGGTCTGATCCCTCACCATTACCAGTGTCCATCATCCTGCTgtcccccagcagcagggatgtaCTGATGGGCCTGGTCACAGACCCCGGGCTCCTGCAGGGAACACAGTATCCATCAAGCCCTGTGAATCCATCTGCTGGTCATTAGAGCCtctcctttccagctctgccagcagatGAAGGTTGGTTATTTCTCTCTGAAGTACAGAGGACTCATTCTTACAACAGTGCGAGCAGCCAAGTGGCTGGTGCTCCCCTTAGCTGTGGATATTTAGGAACCTGGGTCTAACCACAGGCTAGAGACCTGCTGGAGGCTCTTGTCACCCTGTTCCAGGCACAGCCCTCCCAGGAGGTaatggtgctgctgcagagcacatAATGTCCCAGGCCCCGCTCTGCCCTTCCTCAGCTTGgggttctcctcctcctttccactTTTCTGACCTCACTTTTGGTTTTCAGGCACTTCTCCTCACTTGTTTTAGCATGGATACTGATTAACAGACATCTCATTTTGTCTGCTGCCTCCATGTCAGAACTGAGCTTCCTCAAATCCTTTTACCTCCAACACTAACACAGTCCAATACCAAAAGGCGTTTGCTGTGGTTACCTGcccctgacagcagcagtgttcCACCTAGTGTATTTTGTGATCTGAAGCACCCACTTCTCACCAGGAAGGTTCATGGCTGGCTGGGTGAGCACAGCCTGTGCTTGTCTTTCCCCGCAGGACGCAGCGCCACGCGGATGCCATATTCACTGACAACTACCGCAAGTTCCTGGGGCAGATTTCTGCCCGCAAGTTCTTACAGACCATCATTGGCAAACGCCTCGGGTAAGCCACAGCCCTTTGCTGGCTTAGGGCTGACGTTCGGTTATTACACTGGGTGCTTTCTTTCATCCAGATAGAAGAAATAGCTGCCTTCTCCTGCAAACAGAAGCAAGCTCTCCTGCTGTTTCATACCCCAAAGGGCATCCTGCATTCCTGTGTCTCAGATCCCCCTAATCACAACTATCATTAAACAGcttaattaattttttcctccaagTCTGTGTCAGATTAGATCAGAGCTCTACCATAATACCAACAAGCAGTAATAGTTGCAAATAATAATTGCAATGTTCATTCAGGAAACAGGTATCCCTGGCCTtttttgaagaaagaaacagcCTCTTCACAATGATTTGGGGAGCTCTGGCTGGACAGATCAGTTCTTGCCACTAAACTAGACCAACTAGTCTCTTGaaagccagctctgctccctgttcTAACACAGGAGCAAACAGAGCTGACAATTCCTTACTGAAATTAAGCATAATGGCCCTAGGTGCAGACCCAGCAGGTTTCCTCTCTGTGCTCCTCAGCCTGAGCCAAACTTTGAGTGAGGGACTAAGAAGCATCTctgaaacaaagacatttctCATCTTTGCATAACAGAAGCAGTGAGAGCAGTCCAGGACAAGGGGTGCACGGATTCCTGACAAGGCGCCAGTCTGACAGCATCCTGATGGACAGCCGCTATCACCAGCACATGGTTCTGCTGGACTTCCTGGGAGCCATTCTGCAGAATCAGAGGTAGGTGGGAATCAGTTTGTTATCTGCTCACAGCAGGAACAGGACAAGGTCCCTATTGCTGTCTGGCTTCCAGATATAAAGCTTCTGGATTAATCTCATCTTTTAGGTACACTCACGGAAAGAATAAAGCTCTTACCTAACCCCATAACCCAGCCTTACATGGACAAGTAGGGTGCAGATAGGAGCAGCCTGCCCTGAGCCAGCCCACACCACATCACTGTGCTGTCTTCTCAACCCcgtatttcagtaaaatactagtggaaaaagaacaaatttctCCCTCAATCCCAATCCTACCATCACTGTCCCATTCTCTTCTTCCACAGGCCTCAGGACATCTCCAGCAGTCAGTTAGAAGGCTTTCCCAGCACCCTGGCTAAGCTCATGTaaatatttctccctttttcatCTCCCCATGCTCTGGTGAGTACCATTCCCTGCTCAGTTCTGTACATAACACACTGCTTCTGCACTGCTCAAGCTGTTTGAAGGCTTCCCTTCAGGGACACCAACTCCCACTAGTGCCCATGAAAAAAAGGTGCTTGCTGcaatttaaagggaaaaaagtccCACTCAATTTTATCAAGTACCTTAAGTCCTGTCAGGCTGAACAGACCACAAGTGTTGTGAAGCTGCATGTGGATGTGTGGTAACAGGCTTGCAGCCTTGTAAAGCCATCTGAGCCTCTGTGCCCAAGTGTTTTAAGCTGGCTAAAGGCAGACAAAAGCCTTCCCCCAGGAGCAGACTCTGCCTCTAGATCCCTGGGACACTTCAGGTTTTCCCTGCACTGAATAGGAGGGGAAGTCTTATTGTTTCCTGTACCCCTCACTCCTGAAAGTCACCACCTGAACTTTGAATTACACTGTAAACCCTGCCAGCCCTGGGGGCTGAGAACCGGCAGATGGTCCAACCTTCAGGAAATCTTCACTCGTACAAACCTCAGTTGTTCTGACTGAAGCAACCTCTTCTTACTTCTCTGTCCCACAGAAATTTAACCTGTCCAATCAGCAATACAAAGGGGCATGGAGAGACCTCTGTGCATACTgaagggggttgggggggagaAACTGTGCCTATGGATTCAGCTGGGAGAATGTGGCctttcagcatctcttctgTGATGCTTCACTTGGTTACCTTTCCACAAATAAGGTCAGCCAGGACAAGCCTCCAAAGAATTAAAAGGCTTCTGTGTATGCTCGCAAAGTTTCCTCAtaattctcttttcctcctgcttctgtCTAGAATAACTCAGAGCTCTTGAGCCTGACTGTACGGTAACCTCCACAGCAAGGAAGACATTCCCAGGTGTGAGCAGCTCAAAACTGATGCATAAGCTCCTCAGATCTGTCCAAAGGAACACAGTTCTGATGCATTGCTTCATTTACTTCAGTCTTTACAGTCTCAATGCCCTCTCTAAATACTGGGCTGTGTATTGAATCAGACCAAAACACCACCTCCATGGCTTAACCTTGAGCTGCTTTACATACAAAAGCTAAACTAACCAGTACACTTGTGATCCTGGGGACATGCTGTCTACTGATTAAGGCTTTTAAatcacaaagcagagcagaattTCTGCCAAGTTATCATTCTGTTTGAGGGCCTGACTAATGAAGCCACCCAAAGGCCCCTTTAGGCAACTTTGTACATTGATGTAGCCTCCTCTAAATAGATGCTGATAGCACAACCACACACAGCTTGGATCAGGGAGAGGCAAGACATGAATCCACATGACTACCACCTATTAGAAACACCGCTGTGGGCTGCTACTGTCTCCTTGGCAGCAACACTGAACTCTAAAATGCTCAGTTAAAGTTCCTGCTCAGCCTTGAGGTGTCCAAACTGAAGCTACAGCTCTGCAAGAGTTAAAGGAGATCCCTGTGCATCAGATTGGGCTGGCACTGTTTTAAATCAACAGTGGCTCTGAAGTGGCAAGTTACAACTGTAAATGTTTGTTAACCCAGTGCTCTCATgcagctccttccttccctgtcaCCCCAATTCTGTTGTTTCTGTAATAATTATGTcttcagaaatgtaaataacATCAGGATGGGGGCTGCTTTTCCCCCAttagcaagaaataaaaattgttcTAAATAAACCTGTCCAACAGCAGGTGAAGATGGCTCTTTGTCTGTTGAGACCTTAGTTTCTTGGTTCTGGGCCCAGAATGGAAGATGTCACTCAAAGACAAGTGCCTGTGCTAATGAAGGCACCAGGTACAACACCAATACCttcaaccaggttggaaaaagTGGCATGCAAACATATTAAGGTCTCTGAAACCATCCCTCCTTGCACCCAAGCAGTTCCTCATTAGCCTGCAATATTTTTCCTCAGGTGACCATATTTTAGGATGGGAAGCTTCAGTATGCATGGGTATTAGTTCATACTTGCACCAAATCCCTACCACTTACATTCTCATTGTTCAGGCTGTACAATTCCAACACTATGAAAGTATTACAAactgcccagcagcactgggaagcaAAAAAGGGGATGCTGAGGGAGATCAGTGAAGCTGTGGCAGAGGCAAGAGCACCAGTGGGTAATCTGTTACCCCAccacaggcaggcagctgtTGGTGAGACACAGGCCATCCttctgctgcagacacagctgGGCAAAGAACACACCAAAGTAAAAACAACCCCAGCAGGCCTGTTTCTGAACGCCTTTGTGAATGTTGTGAAAtgcattctatgattctatgtgttcAGTAGCAGCTAACACACTTGAAGCCATCAGGACTTACTTGCACCAAGGAAAGGCattgtgaaaaacaaagcagcttcCTAAAGCAGTAAGTAAACATGGTAGCAACCAGTTAAAAGTTCTGTTAAGTGGCAGCAAAGCTGTATGCAAACACTGGATTGGATACTCCCAATAAAATCAGAAGACCTATTAAAACCACTCTGGAGAGACCCAAGTTTGCATGATAAATAGCTGTATGAGTGCAGCTATTCAGGTATAAAAGGGACTCATTTGAGTGTTGAGTATGCATCAACATGAGAAGACAAATGCTCAAACTCTGGGAGATTAactataaaagcaaacaaaggaaACCAGAAAATGTCTTGAGGAACAAAAGGccagaagaataaaacccaCCTTCAATAATGCAGAGCCAAGGAGGCAGAAAATCAATAGCAACACATACAGCTTAGAAAAGACACATCACATCTGTGCTCACCTTCACTAATGTACCAGAGCTCTACAGGCACAGGGAAAAGACTGTCCTAGCACCAAGCATCAGTGGAAAAACTTAACAACAAAGTGGGCAGAAACAAAATATGAGGGTCAAAAATGCTCACCAGGGTGAAAAGGAACTCCACAGTAAAACACTGTGAGTAGTAGCTTAGCTATTTCTTGCTTAAAAGTCCATCTGTCCCACAGGACTTGGAGCATGAAATCAGGTTTTGAAGCAGTACAGAGGAATTCATTAAACCTCTATGGCATCTTGGGTAATGTTCACGATAAGCAAAAAGGTAGGAACTATCACAGAGACAAGAAACAGTGAGCTAAGTGTGAAcaactgcagcagggaaaagctTTTACAGAGTAGCAAGGCCTCACACGTGAAGTTCGTTGGAGGATTCAGCTCCATACCTTTATCCACATACCTGCTGGTTGATAAAATTTTCTTGGATCTCCAAATGACATTTGATAAAGCTCCTTTGCCAAAAGGCCTTTAAAGAAACTGGTCTGGCATGAGACaaagaagcagggaggaagtAACTGTCAGGTTTCCCATGTGTTTCCCAAGTTGCACATAGGGAGATTTTGGGCTTTGGTTATACCTATTGGCATGCCCTTCAACAAAGTGCTGCCTGAACACTTCTTAGTAATCTTGAAGGTAATTACTATTACCTGAGAAGTTACAGCTTGAGTAACTTAAACATGGCCACATGGCAACCAGCAGATTTCTGGCATTGTTTCACAGAACAGACACAACAACCTCAATCAAACTTGTACTTGGAGTGAAAAGGTTACTTCCAGGGCCTGGAAAGGAAGTGAACCTGCTTAAGGAACCCACCAAACCTGCCAGAGTCAGACATGGCCAGGCAGGCAGCACCACAGCACATGGGCCAGGCTCCAGGGACTGCTACTACCTGAGCCCCAGCGGCAACTTGGCACAGCCCAACACCATCTGAAGCCAGAGAGAAGAGCCATTAGTGGAGAAGTGCAGATGACAGTGTGACACAAGGGATGGGCAGGAGTGGGAAGTCCCCCCCAATAAACATGTCCCTCTGGGAAAGAACATAAAAGAACAGGAAGCTTCATATGCAGCAATGACTCACACACAAAATTACCCACCAGAAAAAGCTCTTTTCATTCTCATGTGAGCCCAACTTCCAATCCCAGCCTCAGAGACAGCCAAAGAACACAATTCAGGACCGTTCTTTCCTCTTTATTCACACCTTTCAGGATGAGGAGAAACATCTGGGGAAAGGTCAGAgtgtatttgctttttcctcttttttcctaaaggaaatTCAAACGTCCTGGGAGAAAAAGAGGCAGGGAGGATCCAGGGAAGAGGACTTTCTGGATTCATACGAAAAGCACTGAAGGAGCATGAATACAATAATGAAaatcagattcttttttttcaaaagtgTAACTGGCACCTTTTgacttaataaaaaaacaaaaccaaaaatctgcttctgccttcttccttctgTCATTTATTCACCTCTGCTCTGAAggtattgctttgtttttccgCATTTCTTCCATTCTTCTGGGACTAGTGTGTCCTGGAAAGACAAATCCAAGAAAAATTAACTCTTCCAGGCAACAAAGCACTTCCTTGCACAGAGAAGTGTCCCCAGACCCCTCATTCACTCTCCAGGGAAGTGTTTCAGACCAGCCTCTCAATGGAAGTTTATCGGAGTGATAAAACCAGTGCTGCAGTGCAACCAAGGGCTGAATTCAAGGAGGATGGAAATGGTCAGACAAAACAAAGGGTAATCTCTGGAGCAAAAGGGATGAATGAGCCTTGTGAACTACAGAAGTGAACAAAAAAGCCAAGCTGAATGCGAAGCCTGCAGGTACCTGAATTGCTCTTCTACTTCTAACAGGGCCAGTCTGTCTGCTCAGAATCAAGTGGTCCATGTAAGCACAAAATAAAGTTCTTTAGGTCCTCAAGAAGAGGAAGCAGTCTGATGTGGGCACAGCACACCCCATCTTTTACCCTCCAAGATGCAGGAGACTGGCATAGCTATGGATGCTGAGCACTTGACAGCCCAGCCCTAGAAGATGGTAAGAATGCACTCTTAACTGGCATATCTGGGGCATCAGAAACcccagaaataaggaaaaacgCTCGTGAGtgcacacagcagcaaaatgtAACTGATGGTTTGTGGATAATAAATTCTGTGCAAGATCTTCCAGGATTAGTCACAGCCCATGGGGAATTAAGGAGTAAGAACACCATGttgagagacagaaaacatgCAAGCTGTGGAGAACACAAGCAAAGCATTTGGTGACAGGCCACTGAACAGCTGAAAGCCCAAAGCTATGGTAAAAAGAAGCATCCAGGGATAAGAACAGCACCAGCAAAAACAGCCGGGATGCAGCCAGCATTTGTCTACTAGAACAAGTGACAGCCATCTCCAGTTCCTCTCCAGTTACTTGTCACAGCTTGTTCTGTGCTTAGGTACCTCAAAACACTCCAGGGAGAGAAGAGATAGGAGCAGGGTGTTTTTCTTTGGGACATGATGCCAAATTCTCCTTAGGTAATTTTCATGAATCCATCTTCCATACTATCTGAGCTGCAGACAGGAGCTTACACCACAGTGCACATGGTTTCTGTGACACAGCCACCCAcgatggttttgttttataccaCAAAAACTGAGCTCTGTGTGGGCCTGGAGCACTATGAACATGAGAAAGCAGATGCTCATGCGATGTACCACTGCAGCAATTGCAGTTTCATCACAGGACTTTTGCCAGAtgctctcttccttccccaaaataaaaaggtgaactgacagaaatgaaagctcaCATGCATATTCAGAATCAGGCAGCATGCAGAACAGCAGGCAGTCTTGCCTTCTACACCACTGTGCATACAGCAAACTGGGACCTTACCTGCTCAGAATGAAAAGGTCTTTGTGCCAGTGAATGGTAATGGAGACTTATCAGGTGATTGTATTCAGCGGAGGGGGCTGACTGTTGCTGACTGAGCCATCATGACCAGTTTGGAGTAATGGGAGGGTGAGCCCTGGACTGGGTCATGTTTTCATCTGAATGAGGGGCTGCTGACCTGACTCTGCTGCACACAGAGATCATTGTCACCCCAAATGAGGGCGTAATTCAACAGTCAGAGTGCCTGGCAGCTGAACAGCCAGAATACTGCAGATGGGGATAGTGAGTACCAACAGCAGGATGGGAAAAACCCAGGTATCAGCCACTTTCACTGTGGTCTCCTCCAGCCAACATtactaataatttatttacagGAACAATACTGCTTAAACCAGGTTTATTTCATCACCTGATAGCTGCCTGGTGCCCAGGACAGGGTATTCAGGCATGCACGTATCACCATACAGGATTCAGATGATTGCAGAAACAACACAAAGACAATTTAGTTCTCAGAGGACACATACTGCTAATATGCAAACCCAGCTGCAGCCAAGGACACCCAAGGACTGATAAAGCCCAATGAGCAACACTGGAAGGATGCAGTTTCAGCTCAGTGTACACAGGGTGAGTGATGAAGTGAAATGAAACAGGCAGCATGCCCAAGAAAGGCAAATTCCAAAAAGGCCCTTACTTCTAGAAGAGCTGGTCACTAGCAAAACCCCCTTTTACCGCAGCGTCCTATACTTTGCCAACCtactgctctgctctgcagcgATCCTGCcaaaaggaaagagggagaaaggtTCAGAGAGgacaggaaggaggaaagcagccctgctccaggaaCCAGAGCCAGTGATAGAatgtaaaaagcaaaaccagacctTCTGGTAACTTCTGTAAAAGATGGTTTATACAGTTCCCTTCCCACAGCTGCCAGCAGTGTCCATAGTGGAAGAGCAGCTTTGCCTCAAAGTGCCATGTAGTTAATTACCACTGCACTTCAACATCTGAGCCAAGCTAGCAGCACCTCACAAAAAGATGTCTTTTTGAACTTTAAAGTCCTGTACAAAGGGTTTAACTTTAGCCTAAGGTAGAAGTTTTACTTTCAAATTTGCCATTTTAGTTGCAGCTTCATGTTGTTCACAGTGAAAAAGCACACGGACACCCCCTGCAGTGTTTTGAAGTAGGAACCAACCACCTGCATTTATATGTTAACAGAAGCCCTGGTTGAGCAAAGACACTTAGAAGTAAGCTTCATTGTATTATTTCTCCCCAAATCTGTATCCTAGGCAATCTGTAATTAATAATGATTTTATCATTACTCTCTAAATTACAACATAGCCCTGTTGGCAACAAAATCCCAATAGGAACTGTCATACTAACAAGGGAAAATGCCACATTGGAAAGGGCTGGACATCTGAAGGAGCAAGGCTGAGCAAGCTGGGAGGTTGGTATGGAAAGGGTTAATCACAGTAATCatcttccctgctgcagccatgcaagtagaaatgttttaaagacaACAAATCATTGCAAAGCCTCTTAAAGTAATGTtcttgtgtttgggtttttttttcttctagctcTTATCCTGGTTTTAATATGGTGTAATCAAAAAGTGAGAACCGAGGGGTATCTATACAAACAGGTATGCAAAGATAAACAACCCCTAGTGGCTCCAAAGGGGAACGTAAGAAAAGCACAGGCTTGATGGCAAAGCAGGCCAGCAAGATCATCTTCA
This region includes:
- the GHRH gene encoding somatoliberin isoform X1, giving the protein MLGKATLLLFLHLVTCSISSPLYPALRYSPGLVTGNAMNFQLQHSSPLQSHNPSAEEQEEEGLLTDPTEKRTQRHADAIFTDNYRKFLGQISARKFLQTIIGKRLGSSESSPGQGVHGFLTRRQSDSILMDSRYHQHMVLLDFLGAILQNQRPQDISSSQLEGFPSTLAKLM
- the GHRH gene encoding somatoliberin isoform X2 — its product is MLGKATLLLFLHLVTCSISSPLYPALRYSPGLVTGNAMNFQLQHSSPLQSHNPSAEEQEEEGLLTDPTEKRTQRHADAIFTDNYRKFLGQISARKFLQTIIGKRLGSESSPGQGVHGFLTRRQSDSILMDSRYHQHMVLLDFLGAILQNQRPQDISSSQLEGFPSTLAKLM